TATATAAAATCGGCCCTAAGATCGAACCTATGATACCAGTAAGTATAATTGCTACAACGGTAACTGATTGTATTCCGCCTAATTGCTTCGAAACTGCCATTCCAATTGGTGTCGTAATCGATTTAGGCATTAAAGATTTTATAAGTATATCAGATACTTTAAAAAATTTAGAAAACATAATTACAAAAATAATTCCGAATATATCACCACATAAAATACTTATGATTATAGGCAAAGCATTTTTTTTGAATAAGGAAAATCTTTTGTACACAGGCAAGGCCAATGCAACTGTTGCTGGATATAGAAAAAATGAGATAAGCTGACCTCCAATATTAAAATCTTCATATTTTATATGCAGTTTTGCAAGTAATATAATCAATATAGCTATGGCTATTAACAAAGGGTTAAAAATTGAAAGTTTTATTTTTTTGTTTATATAAACTCCTATTTCATAAGCAACTAACGATAGTAATACGCCAAATACAGGAGAACTAGTAATTTCATTCATGTAAGCTTCCTCTTCTAAAAAATTTTACGATATAAGCTGTTATTAACCAAACCACTACTGTTGAAATAATTAAAATGCTTATAAACCCTACCCATTTTCCTTTCAATATTGCAAATGATGTTGCCAGACCTACTCCGGCAGGGATAAACAAAAAAGACATATTTGACAATAAGAATTCACATACATCCTCAATCATTTCGACTTTAATTATTCCTTTTTGCAGTGCCAGAAAAAGTAGAATTAAGCCAATAACAGAGCCTGGGATTGGTAAGTGTAGCAGTATTTGCAATACTTGTCCAATAAAATATGTAACTAAAATAATCATTAACTGTTTCAAATATTTCATTAAATTTTTCCGCCTTTCTACAATTCAATTGGTATTATGGTAATACCAATTAAGTTTAGTATACTACCCTTTGCCATATATTGCAATAGCCATGAGCTAATATATTTACTTAATTTACAGAAACATCCTATAGAATTACTTATCCATACTCATCTTCCACTTTGAAGAAACTGAAGGTGTTAGAAATAATAGTCTTTGGTTAAAAATTTGTCTTTAAAAATACAAGAGGTAGGCATATTAATCAATTCATTGACACCTATAAAATAGAATGATATAATAGACAGAACGGTCTATTATATACTGAAAAGGAGATGAATTAAATAAAAGATAAATTAAAATTATTAAGGCAGGAGGCTTTATAATGACGTATAAAACTTTATTATTAGAGAAGCAGAATGGGATAACAATCATAAAAATGAATACGCCCCACAATTTAAACGCAATCTCTCAACAGTCAGTGGAAGATTTGTTTGCTGTGCTCCAAGTGATTAAAAATGATGATAATTGCCGGGTTGTTATTCTGACTGGTGAAGGGAAAGGATTTATTGGAGGTGCGGATATTAAGCACATGGCCTGTTTGGACGCAATAGAAGGCGGGCAATTCTGTTTTGCTGTATCAAAATGTACATTAGAAATGGAGAAAATGGGGAAAGTGTTTATTGCGGCTGTTAATGGATTTGCACTGGGAGCCGGTTTAGAAGTGGCCCTTGGCTGTGATATCCGAATATTCTCAAAGCATGCCAAAATTGGATTTCCGGAAACCGGCTTAGGAGTCATTCCCGGTGCCGGTGGTGCACAGAGACTGCAGCGGTTAGTGGGAATAGGGAAAGCCAGTGAGATAATATTTACTGGTGACATCATTGGTGCAGATGACGCGTTAAGGTTTGGAATCGCAAACCAGGTTACAGAACCGGAATCATTAATGGATACAGCTATGTCCATGGCAGAAAAGATTTTGACAAAATCTCCAGTAGGCACCCGCTTAGCTAAGGAAGCCCTGCAGAAAGGCAGAGATACAGATTTGGAGAAGGCTCTTGAATACGATAAAAATCTATTTGGTTTATGTTTCTCAACAGAGGACAAAAAAGAAGGAATGGCTGCATTTATTGAAAAAAGAAAGCCAGTCTTTAAGTAACTTCAATTCGTAATTTGAATATATAGATCCAAGATTAAATTAATTCTATTTTTAAGAATTAATTTAATTATTACCTCTAATTTTCTAGATTAATTCCTCAGAAACTACATAAATTATAATATCATAAATCAATAGAGGAGGAAATTAATTATGTCAAAAAAGCCATTAGTTCCAGGTGCAGAAAAAAAATTAGATAAGCTTAAAACAGAAACAGCAAATGAATTAGGTGTAGATTTAAATAAAAAGTATGTTGCAGATTTACCATCAAAAAAAATTGGAGCTCTAGCTGGTCCAACAGGTGGTAATATGGTTAAAAAAATGGTTGAGGCTTATGAAAATAAATTGTTAAAATAAATCCATATTTGTTACAATCCAATATCCTATATAACAATTATTTGTAAATAAAATAGACACCCTAAATAACGGGTGTCACTTTGTGATAAAAGATTTACTTTTTATATTTATGTGGTATCTAGATAGTCATATTATATGCAAAGATTGTTATAAAAAAATATTTTCCTCGTTAAATCTTTGTTAAGAATACATCTGACTAAAAACTAAACATATAATGGTGGTTGCAACCATTTTAACGTGCCCTGCAACCTTAGACACGATGACTGGTAATCATCTTCTTACATACTTACAATGAATAATAAAGTTAACCAATGTATATAATTTTACTATAGGTATATTATATTCCCTAATTGTTACAATATTATTTTATATAGGTTAAATAAATATTTACCATATGAATAAAATTTTGCCCCTTAGATTGATAGTAATAAATTTAATAACTTCCTTTCAGCAATGGTGTAATCTTACCAGAATAGTATATGCATAAAGCATGAAGTGCTCTAGTACAGGCAGTATAAAGCAGCAGTCTTTCCTCCTCACAACTATAATTTCCATCTCCTGCATTATATATAAGCACCACATCAAATTCTAATCCTTTAGAAAGGTAAGACGGAATTACCAAGGTATCACTTACATATTCATCATCCTTCATTATGGATTTAACATGAACCTTACCTTTTAAGAAACTGTATACCTCTTCTGCTTCTTTTACGGTCCTTGTTATAATACCAATTGATTTGTAACCTTTCTCATTATATATTTTTACATCCTCAAGAAGTCTTTCCTTTATGGCTCCTTCATCTATGAATCCAAGAAGTAAGGGATCATCTCCACTTCTCTCTACGCATTCACCAGAAATCTCCTTATTAAGCAGCCTTCTTGAAAACTTAGTAATTTCTATTGTTGATCTGTAGCTTTTAGTTAAGTTTATTATGCAGGTATCATCTTTTGAAAATATATTGGATATATTACTATAATCTCCTACATTCATAAACGGATTGATTGATTGGTGTAAATCACCCAGTATGGTGATACTAGCAGACTGGAAAAGCTGATGAAATATCTCATACTGTAACGGTGTATAGTCCTGTGCTTCATCAATAAT
This window of the Clostridium kluyveri DSM 555 genome carries:
- a CDS encoding alpha/beta-type small acid-soluble spore protein, which gives rise to MSKKPLVPGAEKKLDKLKTETANELGVDLNKKYVADLPSKKIGALAGPTGGNMVKKMVEAYENKLLK
- a CDS encoding CidA/LrgA family protein produces the protein MKYLKQLMIILVTYFIGQVLQILLHLPIPGSVIGLILLFLALQKGIIKVEMIEDVCEFLLSNMSFLFIPAGVGLATSFAILKGKWVGFISILIISTVVVWLITAYIVKFFRRGSLHE
- a CDS encoding LrgB family protein; this encodes MNEITSSPVFGVLLSLVAYEIGVYINKKIKLSIFNPLLIAIAILIILLAKLHIKYEDFNIGGQLISFFLYPATVALALPVYKRFSLFKKNALPIIISILCGDIFGIIFVIMFSKFFKVSDILIKSLMPKSITTPIGMAVSKQLGGIQSVTVVAIILTGIIGSILGPILYRIFRINDKVAFGIAMGASSHAIGTARAMESGETEGAMSGLTMAISGIITVFLAPIMWNIFFVFFN
- a CDS encoding enoyl-CoA hydratase-related protein — protein: MTYKTLLLEKQNGITIIKMNTPHNLNAISQQSVEDLFAVLQVIKNDDNCRVVILTGEGKGFIGGADIKHMACLDAIEGGQFCFAVSKCTLEMEKMGKVFIAAVNGFALGAGLEVALGCDIRIFSKHAKIGFPETGLGVIPGAGGAQRLQRLVGIGKASEIIFTGDIIGADDALRFGIANQVTEPESLMDTAMSMAEKILTKSPVGTRLAKEALQKGRDTDLEKALEYDKNLFGLCFSTEDKKEGMAAFIEKRKPVFK